Proteins encoded together in one Salmo trutta chromosome 3, fSalTru1.1, whole genome shotgun sequence window:
- the LOC115182330 gene encoding uroplakin-1a, with amino-acid sequence MADGMGTTCVMVFLILGNIFGAAAGLALCALAIWVAVDQYKLYPIASVSGKDDIFAAAWIAIFTGFAFFCMCVFGILAAAKKSRALMITYLILMLIIYIFECASCITAVTHRDYLVGNSNLVKKQMLKYYTADGDSGSRITLTWNKVMNEVECCGTDGPVDWIQYNSTFRETFGTDYPWPTYCCKRKNNYEVVNVEACKNGQNTTIFTKGCFNHIESVFSLYTWAISWYGFAVLMFMFWLLILAMVYYLML; translated from the exons ATGGCTGATGGCATGGGAACCACCTGTGTTATGGTCTTTCTCATCCTGGGGAATATATTTGGAGCT GCAGCAGGTCTTGCCCTTTGCGCTCTGGCCATCTGGGTTGCAGTAGATCAATACAAGCTCTACCCTATAGCTAGTGTGTCGGGGAAAGATGACATCTTTGCCGCGGCCTGGATTGCCATTTTCACAGGCTTTGCCTTCTTCTGCATGTGTGTCTTTGGTATCTTGGCTGCTGCGAAGAAGAGCCGTGCCTTAATGATAACA TATCTGATCCTGATGTTGATCATCTACATATTTGAGTGTGCCTCGTGTATCACTGCAGTCACCCACAGAGACTAT TTGGTTGGAAACAGTAATCTGGTGAAGAAGCAGATGCTGAAGTATTATACAGCCGACGGTGACTCTGGCAGTCGGATCACACTGACATGGAACAAAGTGATGAATGAG GTGGAGTGTTGTGGAACGGATGGCCCAGTGGACTGGATACAGTACAACTCCACCTTCAGGGAGACGTTTGGTACAGACTACCCCTGGCCCACCTACTGTTGCAAGAGGAAGAACAACTACGAGGTGGTGAATGTGGAGGCCTGCAAGAACGGCCAGAACACCACCATCTTCACTAAG GGCTGCTTCAACCACATTGAGTCTGTGTTCAGTCTATATACATGGGCTATCAGCTGGTATGGTTTCGCTGTGCTAATGTTTATG TTCTGGCTGTTGATCCTGGCCATGGTGTACTACCTGATGCTATGA